From the Planktothricoides raciborskii GIHE-MW2 genome, the window GAAGCATTCCGGCAGTCTATTTAATATTACCAACCATAACCTATATACCGGAATGCTTCGCCCTTGCCTGCTTCAGGGCGGCGTTGCATTCCGGTATATAAGTTAATGTTTCCAGCGGATACGATCTGCCGGAATGCTTCGCCCCTACTGTTGGATGAATTTTTGTAAATTGTATAATTTATTTATCATGGAAACATTGTTTTTAGCTTGGCAAGATCCACTGAGCCGTTCCTGGTTTCCCATTGGTCGGCTAACCTTTGATGGAAATTGGTATCAGTTTCTTTACACTTATGGCGCGAAATATGCCGAAGAAAATTGTAAATTTCTGCCACTTCATTCATTTCCAGAACTAACCAGAGAATATAAATCTTTTGGTTTATTTCCCTTCTTTGCTAACCGCTTGATGCGTCCTTCTCGCCAGGAATATAGGAATTATCTTCAATGGCTGAATATTCCCGAACATCAAGACGATCCAATGGTCATTTTTTCTCGGAATGGTGGCCGTAAAGCCACCGATACTTTTGAGATTTTTCCCTGCCCTAAGCCCGATGAAAATGGACTTTATCACATCCATTTCTTTGCTCATGGCTTACGGTATTTACCCAAAGGATCCGTGGAAAGAATTAGTGAATTGCAACCTAATGAACTGTTGTATTTAGCGAATGAATTCCAAAATCCTTACGACTCTCGCGCTTTATTGCTATGTA encodes:
- a CDS encoding HIRAN domain-containing protein is translated as METLFLAWQDPLSRSWFPIGRLTFDGNWYQFLYTYGAKYAEENCKFLPLHSFPELTREYKSFGLFPFFANRLMRPSRQEYRNYLQWLNIPEHQDDPMVIFSRNGGRKATDTFEIFPCPKPDENGLYHIHFFAHGLRYLPKGSVERISELQPNELLYLANEFQNPYDSRALLLCTRDHHIVGYCPRYLVADALELVREKPELVNVQVERVNPAPTPLHFRLLCNMTAEWPEKFIPFSGKEYQPILSEVWEQR